In Dyadobacter subterraneus, a single genomic region encodes these proteins:
- a CDS encoding nuclear transport factor 2 family protein: MKQFSSDWIEDWNDHDLEKILSHYSEDIEFYSPIIKQLGTNAEGVIKDKATLKDYFQKALGLYPDLFFSLHEVLVGTESVILYYTSVNNKKSAEFMQFDKEGKINFVRAHYN; this comes from the coding sequence ATGAAACAATTTTCCAGCGACTGGATTGAAGACTGGAATGACCATGATTTGGAAAAAATTCTAAGCCATTATTCAGAGGATATAGAATTTTATTCTCCTATTATCAAACAGCTTGGCACCAATGCTGAGGGGGTGATTAAAGATAAAGCTACTTTAAAAGACTATTTCCAAAAGGCACTGGGGCTTTATCCTGATCTTTTTTTCAGTCTGCATGAAGTGCTGGTTGGTACCGAATCTGTAATTCTTTATTATACCAGCGTGAACAATAAGAAATCCGCGGAATTTATGCAGTTTGATAAGGAGGGGAAAATAAATTTTGTCCGTGCGCATTACAATTAA
- a CDS encoding DUF1572 family protein, with amino-acid sequence MNKEDYIFLYQRDLKKLKAEIIAYSDEDSLWIKIPGTLNSGGNLCQHLIGNLRTYIGLELGHFPYIRDREAEFSSRLFSQSQLIKEVDYLLEIIPESLSQISDEALSTEYSQETLSIAESQSIGLVLTHLSMHLAYHTGQVNYHRRISNEKLQ; translated from the coding sequence ATGAACAAGGAAGATTACATTTTTCTGTATCAAAGAGATCTCAAAAAGTTAAAAGCAGAAATTATTGCTTACAGTGATGAAGATTCATTATGGATAAAAATTCCAGGAACGTTGAACTCTGGTGGAAATTTATGTCAGCATCTGATCGGGAATCTCCGGACTTACATCGGTTTGGAACTGGGTCATTTTCCATACATACGCGACCGGGAAGCAGAATTCTCTTCGAGATTATTTTCCCAATCACAATTAATTAAAGAAGTTGACTATTTATTGGAGATAATACCGGAATCACTGAGTCAAATTTCTGATGAAGCGCTTTCAACTGAATATTCTCAGGAAACATTATCCATTGCTGAGTCGCAGAGTATCGGTTTAGTATTGACTCATCTTTCTATGCATTTAGCCTATCACACAGGCCAGGTTAATTATCACAGAAGAATCTCAAATGAAAAATTGCAATGA
- a CDS encoding GNAT family N-acetyltransferase, producing the protein MKIVGYKPEYQVYFKEFNISWLEEYFSVEPFDNYAFENPEEAILKDGGRIIFAENDDEIIGTVALKYAEPGVFEMAKMAVRKDARGLGAGKLLCTSIVEIARNMKATRLILYSNKQLKPAIAMYLQMGFTEIPLEPGLYKRADIKMELVF; encoded by the coding sequence ATGAAAATAGTTGGTTACAAGCCTGAATATCAGGTCTATTTTAAAGAATTTAATATTAGTTGGCTCGAAGAATATTTCTCGGTCGAGCCATTTGACAATTATGCATTTGAAAATCCGGAAGAGGCGATATTGAAAGACGGAGGCAGAATTATTTTTGCTGAAAACGATGACGAGATTATTGGCACAGTGGCATTGAAATATGCTGAACCGGGAGTTTTTGAAATGGCAAAAATGGCGGTTCGTAAAGATGCCCGGGGTTTAGGCGCGGGAAAATTGCTCTGTACTTCCATTGTGGAAATTGCCAGAAATATGAAGGCAACCAGGCTAATCCTGTATTCCAATAAACAGTTGAAACCGGCAATTGCAATGTATCTTCAAATGGGTTTTACGGAAATTCCCCTTGAACCTGGCTTATACAAAAGGGCGGATATCAAAATGGAGTTAGTCTTTTAG
- a CDS encoding PLP-dependent aminotransferase family protein, whose product MDITISKEEFLYTQIAERFETQIENNILKTGDKLLSVRALSREQGISISTAFKAYIELENKGFIEARTKSGYFVRYNPAKIPKTPDSPQTETDFVNVGVDEMLRMVYKTMNQEGVVKLSQAVPSDDLIPLAKLSKVMMEAIRKSSNSCTGYEEIQGNVMLRKQIAKYAFNWNGNITGNDVVTTQGCMEALVFCLKAVTEPGDTVAIDSPTYFGIFNVMQSLGLKVLEIPTDPQTGTDIEYLEKAIEKIPVKACLFVTNFSNPLGVFMPDHRKKQLVQLLAKRQIPLIEDDIYGEMYFGKTRPKTCKSFDKEGLVMLCSSVSKTLAPGYRVGWCIPGKFIDKVISLKLTHSVSSATPTQAAIGLFFETGRYDLHMRKMRKALHTQCLRYTQAISEYFPKETKVSRPLGGYVLWIEMNKKVNGFDLFQQAMKHNISIAPGQIFSTDARFTNYIRISFGTPYNEEIEKSLQKLGRLVENMS is encoded by the coding sequence TTGGACATCACTATATCAAAGGAAGAATTTCTATATACCCAGATAGCAGAACGTTTCGAAACCCAGATCGAAAACAATATACTAAAAACAGGCGACAAGCTCTTGTCTGTTCGGGCATTAAGCAGAGAACAGGGTATTAGTATCAGTACTGCTTTCAAGGCCTATATCGAATTGGAAAATAAGGGTTTTATTGAAGCAAGGACAAAGTCCGGTTATTTTGTGCGGTATAATCCTGCCAAAATTCCGAAAACTCCTGATAGCCCTCAAACCGAAACTGATTTTGTAAATGTCGGTGTAGATGAAATGCTGAGGATGGTTTATAAAACCATGAATCAGGAAGGAGTAGTAAAACTTTCGCAGGCGGTACCTTCGGATGACCTGATTCCATTGGCAAAATTGTCCAAGGTTATGATGGAAGCCATCAGAAAAAGCTCCAATAGCTGTACTGGCTATGAAGAAATTCAGGGAAATGTAATGTTAAGAAAACAGATTGCGAAATACGCTTTCAACTGGAATGGAAACATTACGGGAAATGACGTTGTAACAACTCAGGGATGTATGGAAGCGCTTGTTTTTTGCCTGAAAGCAGTTACAGAACCGGGAGATACGGTTGCCATTGACAGCCCAACCTATTTTGGTATTTTCAATGTAATGCAGAGTCTGGGCTTAAAAGTCCTCGAAATACCGACGGATCCGCAGACGGGAACTGATATAGAATATCTCGAAAAAGCAATAGAAAAAATTCCAGTAAAAGCCTGCCTCTTTGTAACAAATTTCTCTAATCCGTTAGGGGTATTCATGCCGGATCATCGTAAAAAACAACTTGTACAACTTCTTGCAAAAAGACAGATTCCGCTTATTGAAGATGACATCTATGGTGAAATGTATTTTGGCAAAACAAGGCCTAAAACATGTAAAAGTTTTGATAAAGAAGGACTTGTGATGCTATGCTCATCAGTTTCAAAAACATTGGCTCCGGGATACCGGGTTGGTTGGTGCATTCCGGGTAAATTTATTGATAAAGTGATCAGTCTAAAATTGACACATTCTGTATCCTCGGCCACACCCACGCAGGCGGCGATCGGACTTTTCTTTGAAACCGGCCGTTATGATTTGCATATGCGAAAAATGAGAAAGGCGCTTCACACACAATGTTTGCGTTATACCCAGGCTATTTCTGAATATTTTCCGAAAGAGACAAAAGTCAGCAGACCACTGGGAGGTTATGTTTTATGGATTGAAATGAATAAAAAAGTGAATGGATTTGATTTGTTTCAACAAGCAATGAAACATAATATAAGCATCGCCCCGGGGCAAATTTTCAGCACAGATGCCCGGTTTACCAATTACATTCGGATAAGTTTTGGTACGCCGTACAACGAGGAAATTGAAAAAAGTCTTCAAAAGCTGGGAAGACTGGTAGAAAATATGAGCTAA